Proteins from a genomic interval of Medicago truncatula cultivar Jemalong A17 chromosome 3, MtrunA17r5.0-ANR, whole genome shotgun sequence:
- the LOC11446499 gene encoding tryptophan synthase beta chain 1 produces MENHNNNDTGSVQSQRPDSFGRFGRFGGKYVPETLIHALTELEAAFHSLASDEDFQKELAGVLKDYVGRESPLYFAERLTEHYKRGNGEGPHVYLKREDLNHTGAHKINNAVAQALLAKKLGKKRVIAETGAGQHGVATATVCARFGLECVVYMGALDMERQALNVFRMRLLGAEVRAVHAGTATLKDATSEAIRDWVTNVETTHYILGSVCGPHPYPMMVREFHAVIGKETRKQALEKWGGKPDILVACVGGGSNAIGLFHEFIDDKDVRLIGVEASGLGLESGKHAATLTKGEVGVLHGAMSYLLQDDDGQIIEPHSISAGLDYPGVGPEHSFLKDAGRAEYYSVTDEEALEAFKRVSQLEGIIPALETSHALAYLEKLCPTLPNGTKVVVNCSGRGDKDVQTAMKYLKI; encoded by the exons atGGAGAACCATAACAACAACGACACCGGTTCGGTTCAATCTCAGCGACCCGATTCATTTGGTCGGTTTGGGCGGTTTGGAGGCAAGTATGTCCCTGAAACTCTCATCCATGCTCTCACTGAGTTAGAAGCTGCATTCCATTCTCTAGCTTCCGATGAAGATTTTCAg AAAGAGCTGGCTGGGGTTCTAAAGGACTATGTAGGTAGGGAGAGCCCTCTTTACTTTGCTGAGAGGCTGACAGAGCACTACAAGCGTGGTAACGGTGAAGGGCCACACGTGTATCTTAAGAGAGAGGATCTCAACCACACTGGTGCTCACAAGATTAATAACGCTGTTGCTCAGGCTTTGCTTGCCAAAAAGTTGGGGAAGAAGAGGGTTATTGCTGAGACTGGTGCTGGCCAGCATGGAGTTGCCACCGCCACCGTGTGCGCTCGATTTGGGTTGGAATGCGTTGTTTATATGGGTGCACTAGATATGGAAAGACAGGCCCTTAATGTGTTCAGAATGCGCCTTCTTGGTGCTGAG GTGAGAGCTGTACATGCAGGAACTGCTACGCTGAAAGACGCTACATCGGAAGCTATAAGGGATTGGGTGACTAATGTGGAGACTACACATTACATTTTGGGTTCGGTTTGTGGGCCACATCCATATCCTATGATGGTAAGAGAGTTTCATGCAGTGATAGGGAAAGAAACAAGAAAGCAAGCATTGGAAAAATGGGGAGGGAAGCCAGATATTCTAGTAGCATGTGTTGGCGGTGGTTCAAATGCCATTGGTCTTTTCCATGAATTTATTGATGACAAAGATGTTAGGTTGATTGGAGTGGAGGCTTCTGGGTTAGGCCTTGAAAGTGGCAAGCACGCCGCTACATTAACGAAGGGAGAAGTTGGAGTTTTGCATGGAGCAATGAGCTATCTTTTGCAGGATGATGATGGGCAAATAATTGAACCTCATTCTATCAGTGCAGG GTTGGACTATCCAGGGGTTGGACCAGAGCATAGTTTCTTGAAAGATGCAGGGCGTGCTGAATACTACAGTGTTACAGACGAAGAAGCACTCGAAG CTTTTAAAAGAGTATCCCAGTTGGAAGGCATAATTCCAGCTTTGGAAACATCACATGCTCTTGCTTATTTAGAGAAACTCTGCCCTACCCTTCCAAATGGAACTAAGGTTGTGGTTAACTGCAGTGGCAGAGGGGATAAGGATGTTCAAACTGCTATGAAATACTTGAAAATTTGA